In one Mucilaginibacter ginsenosidivorax genomic region, the following are encoded:
- a CDS encoding efflux RND transporter periplasmic adaptor subunit: MKIYPTAYSRSKNILIIAAVALIYCSCKGSAPAADTGEAAGPVTETPVKVTTIDQSSLTNYIELNATSSFLQKNFVKANAIGYIQKVNAQIGHYVNKGEVLFTIKTKEAQSIGNSINILDTTFKFSGVNKIKASEHGYITQLNHQLGDYVQDGEQLAVISDRSSFVFIMQLPYELRGSVSNNQDVLLTLPDGTKLNGNVASFMPAVDTLSQTQGVVIKVNTSTQIPENLVARARIVKTAKTNTISLPNSAILSNETQTEFWVMKLINANTAVKTPVKKGIESGDRVEIISPKFSGQDKIIISGNYGLADTAKVKIVQ, from the coding sequence ATGAAAATATATCCTACAGCCTATTCCCGTTCAAAAAACATCCTGATTATTGCAGCAGTGGCATTAATTTATTGTTCATGCAAAGGAAGCGCCCCCGCAGCCGATACCGGCGAAGCAGCCGGTCCCGTAACCGAAACCCCGGTAAAGGTTACCACAATTGACCAAAGTTCGCTTACCAATTATATTGAGTTAAACGCAACCTCGTCTTTCCTTCAAAAAAACTTTGTAAAGGCAAACGCTATTGGTTATATACAAAAGGTAAATGCGCAAATTGGGCATTATGTAAATAAAGGCGAGGTATTGTTTACTATAAAAACCAAAGAAGCACAAAGCATAGGCAACAGCATTAATATATTAGATACCACTTTCAAATTCTCGGGTGTTAATAAAATCAAAGCATCTGAACATGGTTACATTACCCAGTTAAATCACCAATTGGGCGATTATGTGCAGGACGGCGAACAACTGGCAGTAATAAGCGACAGGAGCAGTTTTGTATTTATTATGCAATTGCCGTATGAATTACGCGGATCTGTGTCAAACAACCAGGATGTATTGCTTACCCTGCCCGACGGCACCAAATTAAATGGCAACGTTGCCTCGTTTATGCCCGCGGTTGATACGTTATCACAAACCCAGGGTGTGGTTATCAAGGTAAATACATCAACCCAGATTCCCGAAAACCTGGTAGCACGGGCGCGCATAGTAAAAACAGCTAAAACAAATACCATATCGCTGCCCAATTCGGCCATTTTATCAAACGAAACTCAAACAGAGTTTTGGGTAATGAAATTGATTAATGCAAACACCGCTGTGAAAACTCCGGTGAAAAAAGGCATTGAAAGCGGCGACAGGGTCGAGATCATATCGCCTAAATTTTCGGGCCAGGATAAAATTATCATCAGCGGCAACTACGGTTTGGCCGATACCGCTAAAGTTAAAATTGTACAGTAA
- a CDS encoding TolC family protein yields the protein MKWFFGLLLFTVTCTAARAQTYTLDHYLELAKNNSPLLKDLRNQLAATQIDSLRLRAGLKPQVNANSNGYFAPVIGGYGYAGAITNVQTFSALLGVNKQIVGKRNLNAQLAGINLQRDSVNNTTILSVQDLNRTITTQYITAYGSLQQVKFNTDVVKLLTEEEGFLKKLTRNNVYKQSEYLAFLVTLKQQQLQLSQAQIQYKNDYATLSYLAGVADTSAAEIAEPVIQKTATAAESESIFFRQFKSDSLRLLNQRDLIDISYRPKANIFADGGFNTDFGAQPYKNFGTSIGFSITMPIYDGGQRKLMYKKLKLQQETHATNKAFFKTQYQQQIAQLNQQINENDNLINQIKEQIKYAESLIKVDTQLMQTGDVKIADLILAVNSYYTITNLLTQTTITRLQLVNQLNYWNK from the coding sequence ATGAAGTGGTTTTTCGGCCTTCTATTATTTACAGTTACCTGTACCGCCGCCAGGGCACAAACATACACGCTCGATCATTATTTAGAGCTTGCTAAAAACAACAGTCCCTTACTTAAGGATTTACGCAACCAGCTTGCTGCTACGCAAATTGATAGCTTAAGGCTGCGGGCCGGGCTTAAACCACAGGTAAATGCCAACAGCAATGGATATTTTGCGCCGGTTATTGGTGGTTACGGGTACGCCGGGGCTATTACCAACGTGCAAACTTTTAGCGCACTGCTGGGAGTAAACAAACAAATTGTTGGCAAACGGAACCTAAACGCCCAACTGGCCGGAATAAACCTGCAGCGCGACTCGGTTAATAACACAACCATACTGTCGGTTCAGGATTTAAACAGAACCATTACTACCCAATATATAACCGCCTACGGCAGCCTGCAGCAGGTAAAATTTAATACCGATGTGGTAAAGCTGCTTACCGAAGAAGAGGGCTTTTTAAAAAAACTTACCCGCAATAACGTTTACAAACAAAGTGAATACCTTGCCTTTTTAGTTACTTTAAAACAGCAGCAACTGCAATTATCGCAGGCGCAAATACAATATAAAAATGATTATGCAACACTTAGCTACCTGGCCGGTGTGGCCGATACCAGTGCTGCAGAAATAGCCGAGCCGGTGATTCAAAAAACGGCAACCGCTGCCGAATCTGAAAGTATATTTTTCAGGCAATTTAAATCGGATAGTTTGCGGTTGCTTAACCAACGAGATTTGATTGACATTAGCTACAGGCCCAAAGCCAACATTTTTGCCGATGGCGGCTTTAATACCGATTTTGGCGCGCAGCCTTATAAAAACTTTGGTACCAGCATTGGTTTCAGCATTACCATGCCTATTTATGATGGCGGGCAACGTAAACTCATGTACAAAAAGTTAAAGCTGCAACAAGAGACCCATGCTACCAATAAGGCTTTTTTCAAAACGCAATATCAGCAACAAATAGCGCAGCTTAACCAACAGATAAATGAGAATGATAACCTTATTAACCAAATTAAAGAGCAGATAAAATACGCCGAAAGCCTCATTAAAGTTGATACACAATTGATGCAAACCGGCGACGTAAAAATTGCCGATTTGATACTGGCCGTTAATAGCTACTATACTATAACCAACCTGCTTACACAAACCACTATAACCAGGCTTCAGCTGGTAAACCAACTAAACTACTGGAATAAATAA